The Nitrososphaerota archaeon region GATACATATACATTCCTGTTAACATTGTAGCTGTACCAGGCCCGCCCTTAGTTAATACATAAACTGACCCAAATACGAACCATGTTGACATAATTGTAGTTATTATTAAAAATGTTATCATTGGTCTAAGTAAAGGAATTATCACTTTACGATATGTTTGAAATTCGCTTGCGCCATCTATATAAGCAGCCTCTATGGCATCTTTAGGAATTGCTTTAAGTCCCGCATATAAAACTAAAGCAAAAAACCCCGTGTTCTTCCATATAGAATAGATTATTAGCATTGGTACTCCTAAATTTACATCTAAAAACCAAGAGGAACT contains the following coding sequences:
- a CDS encoding sugar ABC transporter permease, producing AINRESKLALITRIIMLIPYMLPEVAAASAWFIIFAPGPMGYANYILSLLGLGSSSWFLDVNLGVPMLIIYSIWKNTGFFALVLYAGLKAIPKDAIEAAYIDGASEFQTYRKVIIPLLRPMITFLIITTIMSTWFVFGSVYVLTKGGPGTATMLTGMYMYLISFGQNNGGYGAALAVVNTALILGIVYLQIKRFGVGGYGT